Proteins encoded within one genomic window of Zootoca vivipara chromosome 12, rZooViv1.1, whole genome shotgun sequence:
- the GALNT11 gene encoding polypeptide N-acetylgalactosaminyltransferase 11 isoform X2: MEMREDEKCKEKSYPHDLPYASIIICFYNEAFSALLRTVHSVLDRTPSNLLHEIILVDDSSELADLKEELDTYLTKNLPNNIKLVRNEKREGLIRGRMIGASHATGKVLVFLDSHCEVNELWLQPLLTPIQESRKTVVCPVIDIISADTLTYSSSPVVRGGFNWGLHFKWDLVPLSELEGPEGATSPIKSPTMAGGLFAMDREYFNELGQYDSGMDIWGGENLEISFRIWMCGGKLLIIPCSRVGHIFRKRRPYGSPGGQDTMAHNSLRLAHVWMDEYKEQYFALRPELRTRNYGNITDRVELRRKLNCKSFKWYLDNIYPEMQISGSNAKVQPPLFFNKGQKRPKTLQRGRLLHLQTNKCLVAQGHPSQKGGLVVVRECDYNDQNQIWLYNEDHELILNNLLCLDVSESRTSDPPRLMKCHGSGGSQQWVLGKHNRLYQVSVGQCMKVADPLSLKGYVTMAICDGSLPQQWRFES; this comes from the exons gtgtaAAGAAAAAAGTTATCCTCATGATCTGCCCTATGCTAGCATTATAATTTGTTTCTATAATGAAGCATTCTCTGCCTTGCTTCGGACAGTGCATAGCGTTTTGGACCGCACACCATCTAATCTTCTCCATGAAATTATCTTGGTGGATGACAGTAGTGAATTAG CTGATCTGAAAGAAGAATTGGATACTTATTTAACAAAAAATCTTCCGAACAATATAAAGCTAGTCAGAAATGAGAAGCGAGAAGGGCTAATTCGTGGGAGAATGATTGGAGCTTCCCATGCTACAG GGAAGGTACTTGTGTTTCTGGACAGTCACTGTGAGGTGAATGAGCTGTGGTTGCAACCTTTGCTGACACCCATCCAGGAATCACGAAAAACAGTGGTTTGTCCTGTCATCGATATAATCAGCGCTGACACACTTACCTACAGCTCTTCCCCAGTTGTCCGTGGAGGGTTCAACTGGGGTCTGCACTTTAAATGGGATCTTGTTCCTTTGTCAGAACTGGAAGGCCCTGAGGGAGCCACTTCTCCAATCAA GTCACCTACAATGGCAGGAGGCTTGTTTGCAATGGACAGAGAATATTTCAATGAACTTGGACAATATGATAGCGGCATGGACatctggggaggggaaaacctaGAAATATCATTTCGG ATCTGGATGTGCGGGGGCAAACTTCTCATCATCCCAtgctccagagtcggacacatcTTTCGTAAAAGGCGACCTTATGGTTCCCCAGGCGGGCAGGATACTATGGCACACAACTCTCTACGGCTAGCTCATGTGTGGATGGATGAATATAAG GAACAGTATTTTGCTCTGCGACCAGAATTACGTACAAGGAACTATGGGAATATTACTGATCGTGTGGAGTTGAGAAGAAAGTTGAACTGCAAATCATTTAAGTGGTATTTAGATAATATATACCCAGAGATGCAAATTTCTGGATCTAATGCCAAAGTACAGCCACCACTCTTTTTCAACAAAGGGCAAAAACGACCAAAAACATTGCAACGTGGACGG ctgcTTCATCTTCAGACAAATAAATGTCTtgttgcccaaggccacccaagtCAAAAAGGAGGACTTGTTGTGGTCAGAGAGTGTGATTACAATGATCAAAATCAG ATATGGCTTTACAATGAAGATCATGAGCTGATCCTAAACAATCTCCTATGCTTGGATGTGTCTGAATCTCGCACTTCTGATCCACCACGCCTTATGAAATGCCATGGATCAGGAGGATCTCAGCAATGGGTGCTTGGG AAACATAATCGACTCTATCAGGTGTCCGTTGGGCAATGCATGAAGGTAGCTGATCCGCTTAGCCTCAAAGGATATGTGACTATGGCAATTTGTGATGGCTCCCTCCCTCAGCAGTGGCGCTTTGAAAGCTGA